The following DNA comes from Ornithobacterium rhinotracheale DSM 15997.
AATTTTCAATATTTTGAATTCCAGTATTATTAGTCTTTTGAAATGTTGAGTGATACCCCGATTGTTCACTTTTAAATTCTCTATCTTTATTGTTTTTATAATTAAAATAATCTAAATCTATAAACATCTCACTGCCTAAGGTGTCTAATTTCTGAGAGTAATGCACATTCAAGATGTTATTTATGGTTTTTTGTTTCATTCCCCCTATGTTTTTTACTTTTCCTATTAAGGTATTATGTGTATTCATGATGAATGTGTTACTGTTCTTGATTGAATTAGGTTTTTTATAATCTCCTGAGTAAAAGATTCCTATGTTGGATTTGTTACTTATTTGATAATCAATCCCTAATTTTCCAGAAATATAATCACTAGCTATTTTGGTTTTTATTGTATCTTTCCATACTCCTGCAGGATAATAAATATTCATTTTAGTTAGTTTTTGGGAGTGTCCATTTTTTCCATCTATAGAGGCAAATATTTTCCATTTTTGATGACTGTAATTAAAGGTGTTGCCTAATTGTGTTGCTGGATATGTTGTCTGTGTGTAAGAGGTTCTAATTTGATTATTCCAAGAATTTTCTTTTGGTCTTTTTAAAATAATATTGATAAGGCCTCCATTTCCTTCAGCTTGGTACTTTGCTGGTGGTGTGCTAATTACTTCAATATTTTTAATATCATCAGAAGAAAAACTACTTAAGTAGCTCACTAATTCCTCTCCAGATAGAGGAACAACCCTATCATTGATTAAGACCCTTGCACCTGATTTGCCTATGATATTTATGTTATTATTATTTACTTGAACACTTGGCGTAACCTTAAGCAAATCTAAAGCATTCCCGTTGCTAGAAGATACAGAATTTTCAACATTAAATACCAGCCTATCAACTTTTTGGTCGATCATTTTTTTTCTCGCTACAACTACAAATTCTTTTAATGTTGTACCTCCCTCTTTTAAAATTATAGTTCCAAGTTCAAATGTCTTTGGCTTAATTGTTTGAGTTTCCAATCCTACAAAACTTATTTCAATACGATCTACAGGTTTTTTATCCTCTACTTCCAAATTAAAGTCACCATTATTGTCGGTAATAGTACCTTCAATAATGTTATTATTCTCGTCTATAGCTAAGATGTCTGCATATGGAACTGGTATTTGTTGCTCATCAATTATCTTTCCCTTGTATGTTATAGTTTGGGAAAAAACTATAGTACTAAGCATTAGCAATAAAAAATTTAAAATTACATTTCTCATAAATTCTGTTTTTAATTAATTACTTATTTTACATTACGAAATTAGGTGATATTGTTTGAATAATAATTACACAAAAGTGTAGTAATTTTCTGATCTATAGTAAACTACAAAAAAGTGTAGTTTCTTTTATAAATAGTTGTAGAAATAAAGCTGTTGGAAAATAAACGAAAGTTTCTTTGTTTAACATTTTTTTCTCTATATTTGAAAATAAAAATTAACTATTTGTTTAAATATGAACAACAATCCATTTTTTTTTGATAAAAACACTATTAATAAGCTTTCTGAGAAAGAATTAAAACAGACATATAATTATTTAGCTACGATAGAAGCCTTTTCTAGAGTTACTTATAGTAGCGTTTATGTTATAGATTATCAGAAAAAAGGGTTTGACTTTGTTTCCCATAATCCCTTATTTTTATGTGGTCATAGTCCTGAAGAGGTTCAAGAAATGGGATATGCTTTTTACTTCAAATATGTTCCTGAAGAAGATTTGGAACTTTTATTGAAAATAAATACAACAGGATTTGAATTTTTTCATAAAATACCTGTAGACGAAAGACTTTTATACACTCTTTCTTACGATTTTCATCTTAGAAATAATGAGGGGAAAACGGTGTTGGTTAATCAAAAAATTACGCCGATATATTTAACAGATGAAGGGAAAATATGGAAAGCAATATGTGTTGTTTCAATCTCAGAAAAGAAAAACTCTGGAAATATTACACTTTATAAAAAAGGGAGAAATATAAAATTAGTTTATAATATAGAGGGGGATTACTGGAAAGAGGAGGAGAGATTAAAACTTTCTGAAAGAGAGAAAGAGATATTGATTTATTCAGCAAGAGGTTTTTCTATCGCTCAGATAGCTGAAGCAATTTTTGTATCGGCAGATACAGTAAAGTTTCATAGAAAAAAAATGTTTGAAAAATTAGGTGTTTCAAATATTTCTGAAGCTATTTTTTTTGCGACTAATAATCAATTGATATAATAGCTACTCATTGGCGATAGTAGATAAATAAAATTCTGGAAATGTTTTAACTCTTTTCTTTGTTGCTATTCTAAAGATAAGATCTGTACACATTGAAGCAGCAAGCCAAGAGGCGACAGAAAGTTGTGGAGGAGGAGATGAGATATTTTCATTTTTATATTTTTCGATTATCTTTTCAATCCAAACCTGAGGTGAGTTCCAAAATCTCATATAGCTAGTGGAGTATTTTATAACTTTCAACTCATTTAGCAATTCATCATCTTTATTGATTATATCCAATAATAAACCTTTTGGTGATATAATTGTAACTAATCCACCCCATCCTAGATTAAAAGGATGCAAAATTGGAATTTCTTTCTCTTGACATATTTTGTCAAAAAGTTGAGGCATTTTAGAATTGAAATCTATGGCATTAATAGCTATTTTATTATTATCTATAATAGATTCTATATTATCAATATCTATAAATAGATTGTAAGATTTTATTTTAGCATCAGGATTAATGCCTAGTAGTCTCCTTTTTAAAGCTTCAGCTTTATTGTTTCCAATATCATCCATTAGATAGTTTTGGTGATTTAAATTGGAAAGTTCAACAGAATTGCCATCTACAATGTTTATATGCTCAAATCCAAGTCTTAGAGCGCACTCAGCTATCACACTTCCAATGCCACTACCAGCTATAAGTATAGGGGTGTCTTTTATAAGTGTTTGCTCTTCAGGGCTTATGTACATTCCATTCCTATTATATCTTGAGTCCATAATTTATTATTTCATAGGGTAAAGGTATTATTAAATACAATATTTAATACTACACCAAAGTGTAGTTTTTATAAACAAAGAATAAAAACCTTTAGCAAAAAAAATACCCAGCGAAATGGCTGAGTATTCTTGATTCTTTAATTAAAAAAGGCTTAATAGCTATGCTCGTCTAATTCTACTTTGCCCCAGAAAGTTTTGTAGACAAAGAAGGTGTAGCCCAGCACGAGCGGTCCGCCGATTGCTACGATAAGCATCATGATTTTGAGCGATTTGGTAGACGCCGCTGCATTATACACTGTGATGCTGTTGGCAAGGTCGTTGGTGTTTCTTAAAAGTTCAGGGTAAAGTTCTACCGCCACGAGCATCATCATAAAACTCAAAGTTAGAGAAGAGAAAAGAAACGCTCCACGGAAGTTCTTTTTGTGTGCCAAGCGTGGTACATTAGCAATGCTCAAAAATCCCAAAATTGGGAAGATAAAATAATAAGGTTCAGCCATTAAATCATCGTACAAATGTGGGATGAATGTAAGTGCATAAGCCGTTGTGATGGTGAAAATAATTATAAATAGAATTACGGCTCTTTTTAAAATATTTTCTAACTGAAGAAATAGCTGTCCGCGTGTTTTGATGAGCAAATATATCGCGCCGTGCATTACAAAAAGTGCCAAAATACTTAATCCGCAAAGGATAGAAAACGGATTTAGAAATTGGAAAAAGGCACTTCCCGCATATTCTAGCTCATGATTGAGTGGTATCCCCTGTAAGATGTTTCCAAGCACTACGCCAAGCAAAAATGCCAAAAGATTAGACGAAACGAAA
Coding sequences within:
- the cydB gene encoding cytochrome d ubiquinol oxidase subunit II; its protein translation is METLLGIDYPTWWFLVVGALFSGYAILDGFDFGAGALHLFFKREDHRRIALNAIGPVWDGNEVWLVIGGGALFAGFPLFYATLFSAMYIPFMLFLVCLIFRAVSIEFRGKENMRWWKRTWDISYFVSSNLLAFLLGVVLGNILQGIPLNHELEYAGSAFFQFLNPFSILCGLSILALFVMHGAIYLLIKTRGQLFLQLENILKRAVILFIIIFTITTAYALTFIPHLYDDLMAEPYYFIFPILGFLSIANVPRLAHKKNFRGAFLFSSLTLSFMMMLVAVELYPELLRNTNDLANSITVYNAAASTKSLKIMMLIVAIGGPLVLGYTFFVYKTFWGKVELDEHSY
- a CDS encoding response regulator transcription factor — protein: MNNNPFFFDKNTINKLSEKELKQTYNYLATIEAFSRVTYSSVYVIDYQKKGFDFVSHNPLFLCGHSPEEVQEMGYAFYFKYVPEEDLELLLKINTTGFEFFHKIPVDERLLYTLSYDFHLRNNEGKTVLVNQKITPIYLTDEGKIWKAICVVSISEKKNSGNITLYKKGRNIKLVYNIEGDYWKEEERLKLSEREKEILIYSARGFSIAQIAEAIFVSADTVKFHRKKMFEKLGVSNISEAIFFATNNQLI
- a CDS encoding ThiF family adenylyltransferase is translated as MDSRYNRNGMYISPEEQTLIKDTPILIAGSGIGSVIAECALRLGFEHINIVDGNSVELSNLNHQNYLMDDIGNNKAEALKRRLLGINPDAKIKSYNLFIDIDNIESIIDNNKIAINAIDFNSKMPQLFDKICQEKEIPILHPFNLGWGGLVTIISPKGLLLDIINKDDELLNELKVIKYSTSYMRFWNSPQVWIEKIIEKYKNENISSPPPQLSVASWLAASMCTDLIFRIATKKRVKTFPEFYLSTIANE
- a CDS encoding outer membrane beta-barrel family protein yields the protein MRNVILNFLLLMLSTIVFSQTITYKGKIIDEQQIPVPYADILAIDENNNIIEGTITDNNGDFNLEVEDKKPVDRIEISFVGLETQTIKPKTFELGTIILKEGGTTLKEFVVVARKKMIDQKVDRLVFNVENSVSSSNGNALDLLKVTPSVQVNNNNINIIGKSGARVLINDRVVPLSGEELVSYLSSFSSDDIKNIEVISTPPAKYQAEGNGGLINIILKRPKENSWNNQIRTSYTQTTYPATQLGNTFNYSHQKWKIFASIDGKNGHSQKLTKMNIYYPAGVWKDTIKTKIASDYISGKLGIDYQISNKSNIGIFYSGDYKKPNSIKNSNTFIMNTHNTLIGKVKNIGGMKQKTINNILNVHYSQKLDTLGSEMFIDLDYFNYKNNKDREFKSEQSGYHSTFQKTNNTGIQNIENYSAKVDFQHPTKFANYSYGGKIARTTTNNDVNFYDLSNGIPVFSQNKSNAFKYTEDIQALYLDISKKFNENLQAKLGLRSEFTQTEGFSKNLNQVNKKNYVQLFPTLYLSYTKDINNIFNLSLNRRINRPSFARLNPFKFYINANSYVEGNPNLQPSFSNEIRFKYILKKAFITELYFNYIEDIASQIPKVDTNQKQQYYTFQNVGNLKSYGASQTILFNPFKWWNTTSMISGVYQETMTDVNLGTDKIFNGWKFQAYTNQVFLLNREGTIQAEASFYGQTRGNEFMFNIDPFWKLDLGFKMNFMDKKLQLTARINDVFKTSSPNVTTYTNGVKQIYNTYDDNRSFTLGFSYKFGNEKIRVKEKELGNKDEVKRLD